The following is a genomic window from Globicephala melas chromosome 6, mGloMel1.2, whole genome shotgun sequence.
ttaaaagtaaactagACCTTAAATAATATAAGAAGCTAACTAGATtcctcactcattcaacaaatacatattgaatatctactatgtgccagttgcTAGGGTGACAATGATGAAGATGACTGACAAGGTCTCTCTCTTCTAAAAAATGACAGGCATTAAATAATTGCATACAGATCATTTTATTACAGTTGTGAAGGAGTACTATGCATTTCTCACACTATGACCTCAATCTCTGAGTGACTGCAATAGCATGATGCTGGCTGGGGTAAGGAGCGGGAGTTATGTAATATGTAATGAGAACCTGAAATGAAACATTAAGTTAAAGGGAACATCTGGGAAGACCTTGAGGTCTTGAACTTTCTAGGAActaaaagaaagctagagtacaGAAAGCAAGGGGGAGAGTCAATTGAAATGAAGCTGGAGAGGTAAGCAGGAACAGACTGAAGAGCCTTTTAGGCTCTAAAAGCCTAAACGGGGAGCAGGGACTTTAAGGTTCACCAGATCACACAGAGCTTTGAAAGTCATATTAGGATTCTGATTTAGGAGTCAGAAAAGAATTAGTGGTTAATAAGTGAGGGGCCTTCACTGGGAATAAAGTGTGTCATAAGTAATTCGGTAAATTCGTTTCTGGAAGTGGTGTAGAGAATTGTTTTCAGACAAAAGATGAATAGTTttaggttgttttgttttaaaaagttgagtaggtaaatacattcatttattgTGCACCGTGTATGTACAATGCAATGTACTTCAAACATCACCCACTTCCCCCTGAAATCCAAGGTTTCTAAACTGACAAGGAAAGGGGGAAGGTGACTACAGAGTGAAGCATAGACATGATCAGCAAAGGTACTGTCTTAGAGTATAAATCTAGGCTTTTGAGAGCCTTTAGCAACTTTCCAGGAATACCCTCACTGCCCTCTTCAACTAATAAATTTCAATGTAGTTTCAAAAGAAGTCTTTAGGCCTACTCTTCAACCCTAGACTACAACTCCATGTGATCAGGTTTAATAGTATCATTATAAATGGGATGTGGATGAGTTTACAATCAGTATCCCAAAAAAGATAATGGATATAAACATCAAGTAAGTATAAAATCtaccttttatttaaaatgaggcAAATTCTGAAATACCATAAAGTTGAACCCCAAGAATAAGCTGGTCCATATAaacattgctttacaatggaatTTAAGTAACTGCTCTGTAAttgaaaaatacacacaaaaagagagtACTTATAAATAATTGAAAGTGTTCACATTCATTTGTcattctaaacaaacaaaaaaaattcacgtttttaaatatcattttggaAAATCAGTCAACTATGAACCAACCCCtcaatgtaaatataaatgtatcgGGGGAAACTAGGTGAAGGGTACCCCAAGCCTCTCTGTACTATCATTGCAActtcctgtaaatctaaaattatttaaaaataaaaagttaaaaaaacatatttgggATGTATAAACACAGACCAAACACACTGGCCTTTAAGATTACTTATTTTGATCAATGTAGAATCTGGTGGtggattaagtgaaaaaagttaaaacaatgaaatctAGAGTGAAATTTTAAAGCAGAAGTAATGTAAAGTTATGCAGAAATGATTTTAAGCATTAGGTTCAAATACTGGCTATACCACCAACTAGCTGAGTGACCTAGGGCACATCATTTAAGCTCTCAAGAGTACTGTGAAAGTCAAATGAGATATGTGGAAGTAAAGTTTATAAATTCTAAAGTCTTGTACAAATGCTATTATTAATTCAAATTTCCTAGCCTAAATTCCTTTTTGTAAAGATCTGTCCTCATCTTCTATCATGTAGTCTTTCAATAGAACAAGAATGCACTTTAAAAATGGTATTCAAACAAGGAAATACAGCAACTCAGTTTATTACATGCAGATTCTTCTGCATTGATGCTAACAGTTCACTGGTCCAAAATtactaaaatacttaaaaaactaTACATTAtgtaaacaaaacataaataagacaGCATAGTTCTTTGTACATATAGTTTAGTAGAGGTTGTTAAGGATTTAGGAATATGTACAATTTTACACAATGGACTGCATTTTCacaatgcataaatatatatatatattttttcttacagaaacaaaaataagattcCACTAAAGACACAGAATACCATATTGTAGAGTCACGCCGCAACAGTCCAAATTCAAGAAGAAACATGTCAATGCAAGTGTGCAAAAGCCTAGCTTACTCCAAACTAGTCAAATTTGACTTTGTTCAATTCATGTTATATAGACAGGTAAGTCCTgtctattttaaacaaataaccTTTGAAAACATACTCATATCAATGAGTGAAATGGAACAGATTTTTCCCTCcccaagaaaaacaaagcctTGTTGCAAGCTAATGAAAAGatacattaaaacacacacacacacaaactatgtATGTTTTcaacagtataataaagttaaaatttttatgggAGTCAAAACAATGCCCCATTATTTAAAAACTGGCTCGTTTAGTCTAAATTCAAGATGCAGCTGTGTCAGGCTTCTCTAAGCCAGATGACTGAAAAGcagggaagacagaggcaggatTTCGACTGGCAGATACAACAATTTGAGAGAGTGATGAAGAGAGTGAAGAAACCTTAGATGATGGAGTATTTATGGTATTCAAAATGGCTCCTTCTGGGCTGACCAACAATTTTTTGACTGATGTATCCAAATGAAATACTGAAGTGCTACTCGGCAGTGAAGGATTACTAGAGCAAATGGCAGAAACCAAAGATGTCTTAGCCAAAAGAGTAGCTGGAGGAGACTTAATTACTGAAGTCAATGACACTGTTGGTGCAGGAGGTGGTACAGAAACTTCAGCAGCTGGGTTTATGATCTGTGGTGCTGCATGTACTCTGGGTAGAGAACTTGCATTCCCAAGAGAGTTTACAATTTTTGTAGAGCTTCTTAGAGAATGTTTCACAGGTTGCCCACTTAAAGAATTATTTGATGCTAGCGTGATCTTCTGGGCCAGGTTATCTACCGGTGCAGGCTGAATGCCTTGGCCACTGTTAAGAACTAAGGGAGGTCCGTATTTTGGATTAGTGGATATAAGGAGAACATGGCTGCCAGCTCCAAGACCTTGTGGTGGAACAATAAAGCGGGTTCCGTTAATCATGATTTGTGTGCCAGGTGCCAAAGGCGTACTGGTATTGATGACTATTTTTTGCTGAATACAAGGCTCACTGAACTGGCCCCCTGCCACACTAGTTACATTTGATGGTGCTGCACCAGTGTGAACGGCAGTGCCAGCTGGAGCAGAACTGTAACTGGGGGTTGATTTTACGAAAGCAGGGGACAGTTGCTGGTTTGGCAGAGAAGCAAAATTggaaatgttaattattttaccTGGATTCGGTGAAAGGGATGGAAATTCAGTTTGAGGTTTATTTGTGTTTATACTTGTTGGCACTGTAGTTGAAACCCCTGGTGACTGAAACTGGACGCAAGTCCGAGATTGTCTTTTAGAAAGAGATACAGAACGTGTGGCTCCTGGTACTGTTGTGGCTTGTGGAACTGTGTTGATTATTTTAGGGGATACAGTCACAGATGTAGGCAAGGCAACTGTAACAGGGATTTGCAAAGCTGATGTCAGACATTTAGGAGACACTGTTGGTTGTGTATTTGAAATCAGAACAGATGATGCAAGATGTCCTGTTTTCACAGTTGATATAGCCACAGTGTTTCCGAGATTTGACGTGCAAAGTCTATTTGACAAAATAGGCATAATTCTTGAAGAGGTATCATTTCCACTGACTAAAACAGGAGGTCGTGTCCCAACTGAGGCAGAGGTTGAGGTCACTGAAAGAGAACCCAAAGATACATTTGCTCCTGTTACTGAAAACATGTTTACTGTTCTTGAAGCAGAAACCACTGATTCATTAACAGGAGTAATATTTTGACTCACAAAATTTGAGCTTACTGGAATTGAATTACCAATTGTTGACAGCGGCAAAACATAGCCCTTGgtacttttttcttctccttttggggttaCATTTTGCAATAGGTTAATTGATGGTATAGCTGGCACACTGCCTGAAGTATTTACAATTGCTTGGCCTATGTTTAGCCCAATTTTCACATCTTTTATCTGAGACACAGTTGGTGacgaatttatttttattggtgcTCCCACTGTAGATGGAATTAGTACTATCTGGGGCTGCTCTGGAGCCTTAACATATGTTTTACTCAAGGGAGGAGGAAGAGTTTGTTTTAATGGTTCTGCCACAATAGTTGGGGTTGAAGTGCCACTGGGAATTGCAGCATTAATAAAAACTAATTTCTGGGCAGAAACACCTGCAGATGTTGGTGCAGGTGCCACATTAATTGCAGTTCCACTGCCAGAAGAAAGAATAGATGGAGCTGACACCAGCATAAGTTTCTGAACTGGAGTCCCACTGACCATATCTTcatttgttgctgctgttgcttcTGATCTTGTAACAGGGTAACTTTTTGTGACATAATCTACTTGTTGCTGTTTAGCTGGTGTATGAATAACATTTGCACTGGTTTGTCCAAAATTTCCTGTTGATATGCTAATTACGCTTACTGAACTATTTGCTGTTGATGGTAGGAGAGTGctagaagaaacagaagactttAAGGGAGAGGAGGGCATGTGTGAAGTTTTATCTATCATGTGCCCCAAATTACTACTGCAGGAAGGTTGGCTTAATGTAAATTTAAGATTTTTCCCCGTGGATGGATTAAAGCCAGCTGGAATGGAAACAGAAGTAGGTGCTTGGCCAAAAGGTGGGAGACTAGATGTAGCAGTTGTTCCAGCTACTGGCGAAAAAGCAGAGGATGATGAAGTTGCTGATTTGGGCACTAGAAATGCCTGAAGCTGAGGAGCAAAAGTAAAAACTGAACTTGAAGATAAACTATTGGATGAATTTTGATCTGGATTGGTCTGTACTTTTACAACTCCAGTGTTCCCACCTCGTGTCCTAACAAGAATTGACTGTGAATCTCTTATGCATACAGTTTTCAGTTCTTGCTTTGCTTCAGAAGAATCAGCAGTTTGTTGTGCAAAACAGTTGAGGGAACTACCGGGATTTGTAGATCCATTTAGTGTTGTTGCTGATAACTGAGGCTGAACTGTTGAGGAAATGGTGGGTGAAGCAATGGGCTGGGGGAATGCGGCTGCTGAAACTGCATTCTTGACTTTTCCTGCCTCACTCTGGCTAGTCTTAACTGGTGGTGTTAATAAATTACTTATGGAGGTTACAGGTGTCAAAGGCTGTGGTCTAGCATTACTCACATTTGACAAAGGTGTAACTGTCTTGTTGAAAGCTGTATTAGGTAGTTGGGTAGAAACAGTTCCTGTTGGGTTGACAAGAACTGATGCTAAAGAAGAGTTTACATTTGCTGTCTGTGGGAAAGATGAACCACGTCGTTCTGTACCTTTTTGTTGAAGTGGTGGTATTTCTTTTGCAACTGCTTTCCCTTCCTTGTGCTGAATTACAAAATTCTTAGGCAGAATGAGAACCTGCTGCAtgattttttctcctgttttaggATCCAGCATAGGTTGCATCTGAATCTTTACAGAGCTGTTATGAAGATCTATGGGCAACCACTGGCCACAGGGCATTTTGTACACCATCTGTAAAGGACCTTTTGTACTGGTGTGGCAGGTCAATGCTGGCTTTATGGGGCTTGCTTCTGGAGGAGATATAACTGGCTTTTCCACAGCAGGAGCACTTCTACCTGTGGAAGGGGGCAGTTGATTTGTTAAGGTCACTTTGTTCCCAATATTCTTTGCAAGCAAGGCCTGAATAGGTTTGGTCCCTTTCTGGAGAGTAGACACTGGTGTTGAATCCAATGAGGCAAATGACTCTGGAAACAGTGGCTCTGTATG
Proteins encoded in this region:
- the BRD10 gene encoding uncharacterized bromodomain-containing protein 10 isoform X2, whose protein sequence is MSVPGTPGEMEPAGEEERPPPAAEEEDDDDELVAAAAPASGPARGRSASSREDADDQEEEEAMVVGGGVCKEQELTYELQQGYRILGEFLQEKHRGLTSPFLQPLGGVATGEEEAAEGPRSGGRGSRALRQQPGKGMCLLKMEEKFASGQYGGITEFVADFRLMLETCYRLHGVDHWISKQGQKLEMMLEQKLALLSRHLREKTTIAVTSRGYYGLEDEKGTACTSTRRRSTPRSLAGLTSGVFESVMVQVLRQEEQLRAKEEKRLREQERKEAEEASQKEVEEWERKLLAQAAPTCMETMWEIPAIGHFLCLAQQILNLPEIVFYELERCLLMPQCNAFLSKIMTSLLSPPHRRPTLHRRPTLPYRTWEAALRQKVQQWYTAVGQTENPNNCAEKLGLCPQFFKVLGEVNPLEEKLFHELPFYQKVWLLKGLCDFVYETQKEVQDAVLGQPIHECREVILGYDYLENAYVHFPQFCGADVRIYKQRPFQAPEFPVPPIKIQRVPRIKLEKLKCDYVSASNGEHRCSREGLPSAFRKEQEISFDPTCCPAKMNLDNHDISVEMEVKSNCEIRIRRPCEMKITDCCKENLEKPGSPGEVTGFGEPLSPGEIRFIENQEKYGEASRVKPEPSPLKENALKSCQIHVNGSHSDHPEINCHKVVRDILLEQSLQSHKKLKVTKMRAKKKKKKKKKLKDVLNENLQRKREGLHSLAFKSYKPEIQNKLLIIKKKAKHKKHKSGKKSISKKAITKKRKTVTKSPTVPEFQLICTNLDELRELITKIENELKDLENSRKKSGKWYHRRQAVKELHSTLIRLLNELLPWEPKLMKAFQRNRRQPDHDKFTGELWTAEEGEGDPGKESPKVELSSKSIDTTEPLDILEKDHFDSDDMKLSEIDLPMARSKLLKKELPSKDVPKTLPKTLKRQSKQTNYLDDSTKELSPRKKTKLSTNETTVETVEGDMQIDCLNESKHTEPLFPESFASLDSTPVSTLQKGTKPIQALLAKNIGNKVTLTNQLPPSTGRSAPAVEKPVISPPEASPIKPALTCHTSTKGPLQMVYKMPCGQWLPIDLHNSSVKIQMQPMLDPKTGEKIMQQVLILPKNFVIQHKEGKAVAKEIPPLQQKGTERRGSSFPQTANVNSSLASVLVNPTGTVSTQLPNTAFNKTVTPLSNVSNARPQPLTPVTSISNLLTPPVKTSQSEAGKVKNAVSAAAFPQPIASPTISSTVQPQLSATTLNGSTNPGSSLNCFAQQTADSSEAKQELKTVCIRDSQSILVRTRGGNTGVVKVQTNPDQNSSNSLSSSSVFTFAPQLQAFLVPKSATSSSSAFSPVAGTTATSSLPPFGQAPTSVSIPAGFNPSTGKNLKFTLSQPSCSSNLGHMIDKTSHMPSSPLKSSVSSSTLLPSTANSSVSVISISTGNFGQTSANVIHTPAKQQQVDYVTKSYPVTRSEATAATNEDMVSGTPVQKLMLVSAPSILSSGSGTAINVAPAPTSAGVSAQKLVFINAAIPSGTSTPTIVAEPLKQTLPPPLSKTYVKAPEQPQIVLIPSTVGAPIKINSSPTVSQIKDVKIGLNIGQAIVNTSGSVPAIPSINLLQNVTPKGEEKSTKGYVLPLSTIGNSIPVSSNFVSQNITPVNESVVSASRTVNMFSVTGANVSLGSLSVTSTSASVGTRPPVLVSGNDTSSRIMPILSNRLCTSNLGNTVAISTVKTGHLASSVLISNTQPTVSPKCLTSALQIPVTVALPTSVTVSPKIINTVPQATTVPGATRSVSLSKRQSRTCVQFQSPGVSTTVPTSINTNKPQTEFPSLSPNPGKIINISNFASLPNQQLSPAFVKSTPSYSSAPAGTAVHTGAAPSNVTSVAGGQFSEPCIQQKIVINTSTPLAPGTQIMINGTRFIVPPQGLGAGSHVLLISTNPKYGPPLVLNSGQGIQPAPVDNLAQKITLASNNSLSGQPVKHSLRSSTKIVNSLGNASSLPRVHAAPQIINPAAEVSVPPPAPTVSLTSVIKSPPATLLAKTSLVSAICSSNPSLPSSTSVFHLDTSVKKLLVSPEGAILNTINTPSSKVSSLSSSLSQIVVSASRNPASVFPAFQSSGLEKPDTAAS
- the BRD10 gene encoding uncharacterized bromodomain-containing protein 10 isoform X3, translating into MSVPGTPGEMEPAGEEERPPPAAEEEDDDDELVAAAAPASGPARGRSASSREDADDQEEEEAMVVGGGVCKEQELTYELQQGYRILGEFLQEKHRGLTSPFLQPLGGVATGEEEAAEGPRSGGRGSRALRQQPGKGMCLLKMEEKFASGQYGGITEFVADFRLMLETCYRLHGVDHWISKQGQKLEMMLEQKLALLSRHLREKTTIAVTSRGYYGLEDEKGTACTSTRRRSTPRSLAGLTSGVFESVMVQVLRQEEQLRAKEEKRLREQERKEAEEASQKEVEEWERKLLAQAAPTCMETMWEIPAIGHFLCLAQQILNLPEIVFYELERCLLMPQCNAFLSKIMTSLLSPPHRRPTLHRRPTLPYRTWEAALRQKVQQWYTAVGQTENPNNCAEKLGLCPQFFKVLGEVNPLEEKLFHELPFYQKVWLLKGLCDFVYETQKEVQDAVLGQPIHECREVILGYDYLENAYVHFPQFCGADVRIYKQRPFQAPEFPVPPIKIQRVPRIKLEKLKCDYVSASNGEHRCSREGLPSAFRKEQEISFDPTCCPAKMNLDNHDISVEMEVKSNCEIRIRRPCEMKITDCCKENLEKPGSPGEVTGFGEPLSPGEIRFIENQEKYGEASRVKPEPSPLKENALKSCQIHVNGSHSDHPEINCHKVVRDILLEQSLQSHKKLKVTKMRAKKKKKKKKKLKDVLNENLQRKREGLHSLAFKSYKPEIQNKLLIIKKKAKHKKHKSGKKSISKKAITKKRKTVTKSPTVPEFQGKWYHRRQAVKELHSTLIRLLNELLPWEPKLMKAFQRNRSRLKKDYDDFRRQPDHDKFTGELWTAEEGEGDPGKESPKVELSSKSIDTTEPLDILEKDHFDSDDMKLSEIDLPMARSKLLKKELPSKDVPKTLPKTLKRQSKQTNYLDDSTKELSPRKKTKLSTNETTVETVEGDMQIDCLNESKHTEPLFPESFASLDSTPVSTLQKGTKPIQALLAKNIGNKVTLTNQLPPSTGRSAPAVEKPVISPPEASPIKPALTCHTSTKGPLQMVYKMPCGQWLPIDLHNSSVKIQMQPMLDPKTGEKIMQQVLILPKNFVIQHKEGKAVAKEIPPLQQKGTERRGSSFPQTANVNSSLASVLVNPTGTVSTQLPNTAFNKTVTPLSNVSNARPQPLTPVTSISNLLTPPVKTSQSEAGKVKNAVSAAAFPQPIASPTISSTVQPQLSATTLNGSTNPGSSLNCFAQQTADSSEAKQELKTVCIRDSQSILVRTRGGNTGVVKVQTNPDQNSSNSLSSSSVFTFAPQLQAFLVPKSATSSSSAFSPVAGTTATSSLPPFGQAPTSVSIPAGFNPSTGKNLKFTLSQPSCSSNLGHMIDKTSHMPSSPLKSSVSSSTLLPSTANSSVSVISISTGNFGQTSANVIHTPAKQQQVDYVTKSYPVTRSEATAATNEDMVSGTPVQKLMLVSAPSILSSGSGTAINVAPAPTSAGVSAQKLVFINAAIPSGTSTPTIVAEPLKQTLPPPLSKTYVKAPEQPQIVLIPSTVGAPIKINSSPTVSQIKDVKIGLNIGQAIVNTSGSVPAIPSINLLQNVTPKGEEKSTKGYVLPLSTIGNSIPVSSNFVSQNITPVNESVVSASRTVNMFSVTGANVSLGSLSVTSTSASVGTRPPVLVSGNDTSSRIMPILSNRLCTSNLGNTVAISTVKTGHLASSVLISNTQPTVSPKCLTSALQIPVTVALPTSVTVSPKIINTVPQATTVPGATRSVSLSKRQSRTCVQFQSPGVSTTVPTSINTNKPQTEFPSLSPNPGKIINISNFASLPNQQLSPAFVKSTPSYSSAPAGTAVHTGAAPSNVTSVAGGQFSEPCIQQKIVINTSTPLAPGTQIMINGTRFIVPPQGLGAGSHVLLISTNPKYGPPLVLNSGQGIQPAPVDNLAQKITLASNNSLSGQPVKHSLRSSTKIVNSLGNASSLPRVHAAPQIINPAAEVSVPPPAPTVSLTSVIKSPPATLLAKTSLVSAICSSNPSLPSSTSVFHLDTSVKKLLVSPEGAILNTINTPSSKVSSLSSSLSQIVVSASRNPASVFPAFQSSGLEKPDTAAS
- the BRD10 gene encoding uncharacterized bromodomain-containing protein 10 isoform X4, giving the protein MSVPGTPGEMEPAGEEERPPPAAEEEDDDDELVAAAAPASGPARGRSASSREDADDQEEEEAMVVGGGVCKEQELTYELQQGYRILGEFLQEKHRGLTSPFLQPLGGVATGEEEAAEGPRSGGRGSRALRQQPGKGMCLLKMEEKFASGQYGGITEFVADFRLMLETCYRLHGVDHWISKQGQKLEMMLEQKLALLSRLREQERKEAEEASQKEVEEWERKLLAQAAPTCMETMWEIPAIGHFLCLAQQILNLPEIVFYELERCLLMPQCNAFLSKIMTSLLSPPHRRPTLHRRPTLPYRTWEAALRQKVQQWYTAVGQTENPNNCAEKLGLCPQFFKVLGEVNPLEEKLFHELPFYQKVWLLKGLCDFVYETQKEVQDAVLGQPIHECREVILGYDYLENAYVHFPQFCGADVRIYKQRPFQAPEFPVPPIKIQRVPRIKLEKLKCDYVSASNGEHRCSREGLPSAFRKEQEISFDPTCCPAKMNLDNHDISVEMEVKSNCEIRIRRPCEMKITDCCKENLEKPGSPGEVTGFGEPLSPGEIRFIENQEKYGEASRVKPEPSPLKENALKSCQIHVNGSHSDHPEINCHKVVRDILLEQSLQSHKKLKVTKMRAKKKKKKKKKLKDVLNENLQRKREGLHSLAFKSYKPEIQNKLLIIKKKAKHKKHKSGKKSISKKAITKKRKTVTKSPTVPEFQLICTNLDELRELITKIENELKDLENSRKKSGKWYHRRQAVKELHSTLIRLLNELLPWEPKLMKAFQRNRSRLKKDYDDFRRQPDHDKFTGELWTAEEGEGDPGKESPKVELSSKSIDTTEPLDILEKDHFDSDDMKLSEIDLPMARSKLLKKELPSKDVPKTLPKTLKRQSKQTNYLDDSTKELSPRKKTKLSTNETTVETVEGDMQIDCLNESKHTEPLFPESFASLDSTPVSTLQKGTKPIQALLAKNIGNKVTLTNQLPPSTGRSAPAVEKPVISPPEASPIKPALTCHTSTKGPLQMVYKMPCGQWLPIDLHNSSVKIQMQPMLDPKTGEKIMQQVLILPKNFVIQHKEGKAVAKEIPPLQQKGTERRGSSFPQTANVNSSLASVLVNPTGTVSTQLPNTAFNKTVTPLSNVSNARPQPLTPVTSISNLLTPPVKTSQSEAGKVKNAVSAAAFPQPIASPTISSTVQPQLSATTLNGSTNPGSSLNCFAQQTADSSEAKQELKTVCIRDSQSILVRTRGGNTGVVKVQTNPDQNSSNSLSSSSVFTFAPQLQAFLVPKSATSSSSAFSPVAGTTATSSLPPFGQAPTSVSIPAGFNPSTGKNLKFTLSQPSCSSNLGHMIDKTSHMPSSPLKSSVSSSTLLPSTANSSVSVISISTGNFGQTSANVIHTPAKQQQVDYVTKSYPVTRSEATAATNEDMVSGTPVQKLMLVSAPSILSSGSGTAINVAPAPTSAGVSAQKLVFINAAIPSGTSTPTIVAEPLKQTLPPPLSKTYVKAPEQPQIVLIPSTVGAPIKINSSPTVSQIKDVKIGLNIGQAIVNTSGSVPAIPSINLLQNVTPKGEEKSTKGYVLPLSTIGNSIPVSSNFVSQNITPVNESVVSASRTVNMFSVTGANVSLGSLSVTSTSASVGTRPPVLVSGNDTSSRIMPILSNRLCTSNLGNTVAISTVKTGHLASSVLISNTQPTVSPKCLTSALQIPVTVALPTSVTVSPKIINTVPQATTVPGATRSVSLSKRQSRTCVQFQSPGVSTTVPTSINTNKPQTEFPSLSPNPGKIINISNFASLPNQQLSPAFVKSTPSYSSAPAGTAVHTGAAPSNVTSVAGGQFSEPCIQQKIVINTSTPLAPGTQIMINGTRFIVPPQGLGAGSHVLLISTNPKYGPPLVLNSGQGIQPAPVDNLAQKITLASNNSLSGQPVKHSLRSSTKIVNSLGNASSLPRVHAAPQIINPAAEVSVPPPAPTVSLTSVIKSPPATLLAKTSLVSAICSSNPSLPSSTSVFHLDTSVKKLLVSPEGAILNTINTPSSKVSSLSSSLSQIVVSASRNPASVFPAFQSSGLEKPDTAAS
- the BRD10 gene encoding uncharacterized bromodomain-containing protein 10 isoform X1 gives rise to the protein MSVPGTPGEMEPAGEEERPPPAAEEEDDDDELVAAAAPASGPARGRSASSREDADDQEEEEAMVVGGGVCKEQELTYELQQGYRILGEFLQEKHRGLTSPFLQPLGGVATGEEEAAEGPRSGGRGSRALRQQPGKGMCLLKMEEKFASGQYGGITEFVADFRLMLETCYRLHGVDHWISKQGQKLEMMLEQKLALLSRHLREKTTIAVTSRGYYGLEDEKGTACTSTRRRSTPRSLAGLTSGVFESVMVQVLRQEEQLRAKEEKRLREQERKEAEEASQKEVEEWERKLLAQAAPTCMETMWEIPAIGHFLCLAQQILNLPEIVFYELERCLLMPQCNAFLSKIMTSLLSPPHRRPTLHRRPTLPYRTWEAALRQKVQQWYTAVGQTENPNNCAEKLGLCPQFFKVLGEVNPLEEKLFHELPFYQKVWLLKGLCDFVYETQKEVQDAVLGQPIHECREVILGYDYLENAYVHFPQFCGADVRIYKQRPFQAPEFPVPPIKIQRVPRIKLEKLKCDYVSASNGEHRCSREGLPSAFRKEQEISFDPTCCPAKMNLDNHDISVEMEVKSNCEIRIRRPCEMKITDCCKENLEKPGSPGEVTGFGEPLSPGEIRFIENQEKYGEASRVKPEPSPLKENALKSCQIHVNGSHSDHPEINCHKVVRDILLEQSLQSHKKLKVTKMRAKKKKKKKKKLKDVLNENLQRKREGLHSLAFKSYKPEIQNKLLIIKKKAKHKKHKSGKKSISKKAITKKRKTVTKSPTVPEFQLICTNLDELRELITKIENELKDLENSRKKSGKWYHRRQAVKELHSTLIRLLNELLPWEPKLMKAFQRNRSRLKKDYDDFRRQPDHDKFTGELWTAEEGEGDPGKESPKVELSSKSIDTTEPLDILEKDHFDSDDMKLSEIDLPMARSKLLKKELPSKDVPKTLPKTLKRQSKQTNYLDDSTKELSPRKKTKLSTNETTVETVEGDMQIDCLNESKHTEPLFPESFASLDSTPVSTLQKGTKPIQALLAKNIGNKVTLTNQLPPSTGRSAPAVEKPVISPPEASPIKPALTCHTSTKGPLQMVYKMPCGQWLPIDLHNSSVKIQMQPMLDPKTGEKIMQQVLILPKNFVIQHKEGKAVAKEIPPLQQKGTERRGSSFPQTANVNSSLASVLVNPTGTVSTQLPNTAFNKTVTPLSNVSNARPQPLTPVTSISNLLTPPVKTSQSEAGKVKNAVSAAAFPQPIASPTISSTVQPQLSATTLNGSTNPGSSLNCFAQQTADSSEAKQELKTVCIRDSQSILVRTRGGNTGVVKVQTNPDQNSSNSLSSSSVFTFAPQLQAFLVPKSATSSSSAFSPVAGTTATSSLPPFGQAPTSVSIPAGFNPSTGKNLKFTLSQPSCSSNLGHMIDKTSHMPSSPLKSSVSSSTLLPSTANSSVSVISISTGNFGQTSANVIHTPAKQQQVDYVTKSYPVTRSEATAATNEDMVSGTPVQKLMLVSAPSILSSGSGTAINVAPAPTSAGVSAQKLVFINAAIPSGTSTPTIVAEPLKQTLPPPLSKTYVKAPEQPQIVLIPSTVGAPIKINSSPTVSQIKDVKIGLNIGQAIVNTSGSVPAIPSINLLQNVTPKGEEKSTKGYVLPLSTIGNSIPVSSNFVSQNITPVNESVVSASRTVNMFSVTGANVSLGSLSVTSTSASVGTRPPVLVSGNDTSSRIMPILSNRLCTSNLGNTVAISTVKTGHLASSVLISNTQPTVSPKCLTSALQIPVTVALPTSVTVSPKIINTVPQATTVPGATRSVSLSKRQSRTCVQFQSPGVSTTVPTSINTNKPQTEFPSLSPNPGKIINISNFASLPNQQLSPAFVKSTPSYSSAPAGTAVHTGAAPSNVTSVAGGQFSEPCIQQKIVINTSTPLAPGTQIMINGTRFIVPPQGLGAGSHVLLISTNPKYGPPLVLNSGQGIQPAPVDNLAQKITLASNNSLSGQPVKHSLRSSTKIVNSLGNASSLPRVHAAPQIINPAAEVSVPPPAPTVSLTSVIKSPPATLLAKTSLVSAICSSNPSLPSSTSVFHLDTSVKKLLVSPEGAILNTINTPSSKVSSLSSSLSQIVVSASRNPASVFPAFQSSGLEKPDTAAS